CTGGTTTCGCAGCGAAGTCGACAAGGCATCAAGCCCGGCGGATCGCTTGCTTAACCTGTTCACCGTGTTGCGCAGCTGGTTTGACTCCGAAGGCTTTCGCGGCTGCGCGTTCACCAACACCAGCGGCGAGACCGGTGACCCGCAAGACCCGGTGCGCCAAGTGGCCAGGGAACACAAACAGAAACTGCTCGACTACGTGTGCGAACTCTGTACCGAACATGGCGCTACCGACCCGGAGACGTTGGCCAGACAGCTGCTGATCCTGATCGATGGGGCCATTACCGTTGCGCTTGT
The window above is part of the Pseudomonas prosekii genome. Proteins encoded here:
- a CDS encoding TetR/AcrR family transcriptional regulator, whose amino-acid sequence is MNQSTSTTRDIILDVTEKLIYKSGIAATGMDLLVKTAGVSRKSIYRYFANKEELTVAALQRRDVRWMHWFRSEVDKASSPADRLLNLFTVLRSWFDSEGFRGCAFTNTSGETGDPQDPVRQVAREHKQKLLDYVCELCTEHGATDPETLARQLLILIDGAITVALVMGDHSAADNARCMARKLLDL